Genomic DNA from Lactuca sativa cultivar Salinas chromosome 8, Lsat_Salinas_v11, whole genome shotgun sequence:
tttgttttttttttctatgaaTTCAATTTCATTATAGATTCATACAATATAATTAAAGCATTCTAAATGGCGTGAATGGTTTATTATAAATGACATTTCCATCATCATCATTGCAATGTGTACCTTAAGATTAGAACCGCTAGAACTTAGTGTtgcatattatatttaatcaatgaactatattttgttaaatacaTACATGGAATATTGTTAGAAAAGCTAAACATCACGTGTAAATACATTTCATTCTTCATAAGATCACTTCACCATAATTATTGTAAATACATTTCATTCTTCATAAGATCACTACACCAGAATTATTGATGATCATAATTTGAATCATAACAATAGATAACCCTTATGTCGAAATACTTTTTAtcatttgaatttatttttaatacgcTTCATGCTAGCTGTAGTACTTTATAAAATCTAACTCGtcttgtttttaatatttttaagtgACGATCATACTTGTAATTGGACATCTTTGGTATAACTTGTTAGCCTCTTTCCCTGAGGACATGAACCTTACTTCCATTCATACTAATCCATCGTGTATTTAAGTTGGTTCAATTTTTTATCTTATTTCGATAATTTATTTTGTTGGATTCGACACCCCAACATGTGGTATCTATGGAAGTTTAGAAACGATAAAATTTTGCTTGAGGAAAGCTTATAAAATATGGCAATTTCGACTCCATAAGAGAATTCTCTTTTCTTTGGTATTCTAATAGGAATCGTATGTGTAATGTTAATTGGGTGTCTTGGTTACAAAACTCTCTAAACAATGTCGAATTGGTGCCCTTTTCTAGCTTTGTGcaattttttcttatttatatatagtTTATTTGGTTTCTTCCCAAAAAAACAAACAGACAAATGACACACAAAATTCAATTcatatatttagggttattaCATCAAGTTTATCCAAAAAAACATTATAATGCACTCAAACTACTAGGGCCATACTTGGGTTCTTTGAAATTCTTCCATAGAGAAAAGATAAATAAATGTGATGAACCATATGATAAAACATTTTCAAATTCCATCCTTACATCACTTGTAAGTTGCGTTGTCAagttaattggttttgaaatgtaTCAATTGTGGCCATTGTACTAAACTTCCAGATCGCATCATACTGTATGGTCTTTACAGTACTTCCACAAGTCAGGTGACTTCCAATTCTAGTAAACCATATCTCGAGGCTAACTTCCAATTCTACGCTACATGTTATGTGAATTCCAAGTTATCTCCAATGCCATGTGATCATAACTATACATTTTCCTATTGACAATTGTATGACGGATGTAACGAATATCCTACCAAATCAGATAGCAAGTCAACTAAAATATGTACACTCGGCCTATAATAAACCCCACATGCCCATCTTGTCACCATAGCAAAACTGCGGAAGCAAAAGCTACATAATAGGCAATCGTAACTCGTGATTGTGTTGGACGTGTTAAAAAAAGGGGATAATAATGTTTATTAACCAAAGATAAAAAAGTGTTGAGAAACTTTGTCGAACTCTTATATTTTCACTTAGAAAAAACAATACCCTAAAACCTAAACAATTGAACCCTGTTTAAGGGACATAAAATATATCTTAATTAGaatatatttcttaaatataagaaaataatAATTGCGACACATGCTATTCAACTAAAAGGAAAGATAATGTTaatataaatgaaaataattacgATGACTCCTTAagaaaaataaatagttttatAGAAATTAAAAAACTACTAAACAACCTAAATATTTCCCATTCTTTATCAAAAACACTTATAAAGCATAAAACAATAATAAATTATGTTTTTATGCTTTACATATattattttgagcttagataaaaaaaaaaataaaggctCTTTTATATTCATTTGTTATGTAGTACTTCTTTTTGTTATTATTtgtgtttcttttgtttttatttgtGTTTTAAAGATCGGTTGTGAATTTGTTTTGACAAATCAAAATCTATGAAATTTATGAGTTTAAGAAATTTATGAAGAACAAAGGTTTGAAATGGTAAATCAACGTTACAAAAAGAACCAGAAAATGTACCTCTTTAACAGTCTTTCGGTGAACCTGATGCAGTGAATCTGATTAGTTTTTAAGACGATTGACTAACCAATATAACTATATATAATTAGAAATGCTAAAGGATACTTAATGAACtaaaactatggatttagtgatagtggatggaaaatttttgcaatcTATATAAAAATGGTTGTAGTTTAGTTTCTTCCAATATCTCAAAACAAAAGAAGTGAAAACAATCATCCAAAAGAAACAACTAACAAAGACATTAACAATCTCATCCTCAGAATGTATCCAAGATCATATATATTTTTCCATGTATGAAATGAGGCAACCAAccttaattaatatatgaaaaTGTCATACGAAAGCAATGACAAACTACTATTTGTCATGGACATATTGCCATGTTGGGTTCATGCAACACATGTTAGAAACAAGAAATGGTAATTTCGTTGGAATTGTTTGAAATACTCCTATATAACATCCTCTTTCAATAGAATCTAATTTCCACATTCAATTATTGAAAACATTTCAGGCTCAAATTACACCAAATTAACCAACAACCTTGTTGATGAAATCTATAATTGAGTCTAGCGCATGAAATAATATCATAGTAAAATAGGATTGTTTGAAAAGATATTTGCATTGATCTGCTATTATATGAGTGTAACATACCCATACAGATttcgttaaaaaaaataatataagttGACATGAATACAAATAAATATAATtggatagatttttcaaagtataatgttaCAATACAATacttgggtagatttttcaaagcacTATGCCTTAATAAAAACAAGATGGAAACAAACAATCATATGGATTTCCGAAGTTAGCTAATGTACTTCATAAGAACTAAAAGAGACATCAAAATAGTTGAAATATTGTAACATTTAAGTCCATAAATTAcgtaattaattccaattattaGTACAATccatttcaaaaaaaatatactAAAATATTAATCCCCTCAAAAATCCTAAAAGAAGAAAGTTCATAAACCACATATGGAAGATGAAGAAAATTAGACATGTCAAGAGGGTATACTTGCATTAGGCTTTAGCTTTTTTATATTGCTTGATTTCATTAATGATTCCTTCTGTAAGAGCATCCACATCGTTATTTTTTCCAAAGAATTTTATAAACTCCATATTCGGATCCATCAAGTACCTAAGTAACATATGAAAATAgtaaaaattttaataaaaatatatttacttttttCAAATCAAAGAAACAGAATAAAGATATATACTTACATAATTATGGAGTGATCAACAAGATAATCTGAGCCCTCTTCCTCTGTTTTCATATAGTAAACTCTATAAGCACGAGCAGCCTTTTTAATCTCATCTGGATCACCCGTAAGCCCAATCAACTTCGGGTGAAActctgaaattaaaaaaaaaaaatcaaaatccaaataaaattaTCAGGTTCCTACCAAAAGAAAGTACAACTTTTTTATACCTTTGACATATTCAGAAACTTGTTCTACTGTATCCCTTTCTGGATCAACCGAAATAAAAACCGGGACTATTTCAAAACCTGATTTCGCCTCTGCGAATATGgaaataaaatattgttttttatataaTGAGCAAGGTGTATTTTTTTATGAGGAAATTTATTATTTATGTACATACTTATTTTATCGATTGCAGCAGCAAGTTTTTGAAGCTCATCCGGGCAGATATCCGGGCAGTGGGTAAAACCGAAATATATCAAAGTCCATTTGCCCTTGAAATCGTTTTCAGTGACAGATTTTCCATCATGGTTAATGAGGTTGAATGGACCACCAATGGCTGCTTTTCCAGCAGAAGGTCCTTGTTTTACTGCAGTTGAAGAAGTGTTTATATCTGCAGAAGAACAGAATGCTGATTAGATGTGTAATTAGATAGTATAACATACAAAGGACTGATTAGAAATATATAAAAACTGTTAATGTAATGTTCAATCAGAAATATAGTTCATACAAAAGGCAGGTTTATAATGTAAATGACGAAATAGTTGTAGTTGTTTGTGAAGTTCATAGAGCATGCAAAAGCTCATCTTGTGGAAGATTTACTAATAAGACGCCAGATAAATCAAGCAATTGCAGGAAATACAGTTGTTATTATAGTCTATATCTAATCATCCCTAAAACTAAACAAATACCCTACTCACCGTAGTTATCTACCTTCAATATGTCGTTTCTTTTCTTGATCATAGTAGAAGATAACTCCTGCTCCAGTCGCAACCAGCAAAAGAAAGCTCAACCAAGAAATAGGCTGCGGATCATTGCATTATTAGTTAACTTATGCTCGGTGAATTAAAGTGCAAAGAAAGCATAGATGAAAACCAACATCTCTTAGAATGGATTGATTAATGGTTTTCAGTCGTAGTCAAACCAATATCAGTATTTTCTGGTTAATCCGAAATTGCCATAGAAAATCAAGATGTAGTAAGAAGATTACCCCGCCACGAACAGATTTTCCCTGTTCTGAACTCTGATGCGAATCTCCGGATTGCTTCCCCTGATCAGAGTGAGAATCCGATGTGGTTCCTTTCAATTCTAAATCAGCTTGAGTATTAGCATTAGTAGATAGAAACCTAGGGAGCTTCGTAAACGATCCTACATCCTGAAAATTGAAGAAATAGAACACAATTTCACAACATAATTATCGAACTGATACAAGAGATAAACGAAGGAGGGCGAACCGATTGATGGAGAGGTCGGCGGAATGGTGATTTAGGAATTTCATTGGAGAGCTGTAGTGTTAGACGAGATGTCGTGTGAGAAGAGAAGAGTCGGTAAGCACGACGGAGATGAGCAGTTTTTGATAGCACGGCAGCCATGGCTGGCAACGGTGTCGCGGCGGCTGAATGGCGGAGTTACGTTTTATAATTTGTAAATCGGCAGTCGGAGAGAAGACCCGCATATAAACCTTGGTGCCTGCGCAATGGTTTTGTGCTTTTTGAGTTAATTACAAGAATCGTCCATCATATTTGAATAATTACAAGAATCATCCTTCATATTTGAGTAATTATAAGTTTTTGCTGTTTAGTTCAAAATATTTTTCACTTGCTGAAACTATAATCTCTGAATCTCTGATTATCGTCATCAGTTCCAGCTCCTTCACGCATCAATGGCGGCGATGAACCTCTCATCATCTGCtcacaccaccaccacctcctcttctCTCCGGTTACTAACTGCCTCTCGCACTTACACCTCCCCTAAATCTCTTCTATGTTTTCACTCAACCCACATCAAAAACCTTTCCTTCTTCTCATTCCCTTCTTCAGTTTCGCTCAAATCCACCCACACAATTAAAACCCGTCGTCCCCTTCTGTCTCTCGTCGTTTCTGCCCTCGGGAAGCTATCGGATATGGAATCGGTCCCCGTTCCTCCCGAATCCGACGCTGTTTCCGCCGTATTCCCCCCGGCTTCCGGTGTTTACGCCGTCTATGACAAAAACGGTGATATGCAGTTTGTGGGATTGTCCCGAAACATCCAGTCCAGCATCCTTTATCACCAGAAATCAGTACCAGAGCTCTGTGCATCCATCAAGGTACATACTTCACTTTTCCCCAAAAAAAAATGTTCTTAATTAGGTCTTAATAGCTCTCGAGATTAATTTGAAATCATATAGGTTGGAGTGGTGGATAATCCCGATAGATCAGCACTAACCCAAGCTTGGAAATCATGGATGGAAGAACACATAGAAGTCGCCGGAAAAGTCCCTCCCGGCAACGAGACCGGAAACACCACGTGGGTCCGGCAAGCACCCAAGAAAAAGGCCGATCTCCGGATTACCCCTGGCCGACATGTTCAACTAACAGTCCCTCTTGAAGAACTAATTGATCGTATGGTGAAAGAAAACAAGGTGGTGGCTTTCATTAAAGGGTCAAGAACAGCTCCTCAATGTGGATTCTCACAAAGAGTTGTTGGGATTTTGGATTCAGAAGGGGTGGATTACGAGAGTGTGGATGTGTTGGATGATGAACATAATGGCGGATTGAGGGAGACATTGAAGAGGTATAGTAATTGGCCTACCTTTCCTCAAGTGTTTGTGAATGGTGAATTGGTAGGAGGGTGTGATATATTGTCTTCTATGCATGAAAATGGTGAGCTTTCTGGTTTGTTTAAGAAGTAGTGTATCTCATTATATCATTTTATTTGATGAAATATAAATAGAAAAGATCATGTACTTGTTCATTTGAGAATTGAAATCTGCATATTTCAGTATTTGCTTTTGCTTTATCACATTAGACTTTAGAAGTGTAAAATATAGCATTTGTTTATTGTAGCATCCTACTATAATTGACTAAGTACCATGCTATAATTGAGTAAGTTATTCAAagtatatttataattaaaataaaaatgtaaaaaatacAATGTTGCaatagaaataaatgaaagtacaaaGCTTTATTTAATACACAAATAAttgaaagtacgttgctatttcaaGAACACTGAGTTTGCATGGTCATCACCGCAATAGAGACAAGGATGTTGCACAAATCCTTGAATCTTTAAAACATTCCTAGCCCTCAACACAACCTCTTTGTTACTCAAATCACCTTGATTCTCTTTCAACACAATTTCAATCGCATTACTAAAAGCACCATAAGCTTTCCCTTTACCCCCATTAGGGTTCATATCCGCTGAAGTCTCATTTGCTTGACACCCACTTAGCAAAATCCCGTTATCTTCATGTAAGGATGGAATGGAATCAATTTCATGCGAAGGGAATCGGAATCGGAGACTTGCAGTGTCTCCAAAGAGCTCGAGAAAGTGTGTGGCGAGATCGGGTGTGTTTATGTGTGTTAGTGATGAAAGATGGAGTAGAATTGATTCAAAAGGAATGGTTTTGGATTTGGTGATGGTTGGGATGGAGGTAGGGGTAAAACTGGAATTTTGGAGGGACGATGGGCCGATTTGTTCTTTTTCTTTGTCGATTAGTCCACCACTATGGCAAGAATCAGAAAGAATGGTGAAAGTTGCTCCTTTTGGCACTCGATTCACTATGTTTCGAAAATCCAGATCtacaaaatttatattattattatagtaCATGTTCAAAAGAAAATACTTAATCCACAACACTTTTTAAAACTAACCTGTAATAAGATTAAAATCGCAAGGAACGATGGCTTCATCTAAACGATGAAAAGTGTGTGGTGGTTTAATTGAAGGAACTCGTGTTCCATGACCACTATAGTGAAAGTAAAGAACATCACCTGGCTCAGCTTGGTCAACCATATGGTCAAGTGCATCCTTTATGTTTGCACCTGTTGGCATTACAAGTGAATCAGGTGCATCAGTTAGCAGATTGATGCGATTTGGGTCAAACCCAAATCGGCTAATGAGAACTTGTCTCATGGCTAACACATCATTTATGCAACCATGTAACTCATTTGGTGTGTTTGCATAGTTGCACCCTACTAAAAGAGCTAGTTTCTTGGTTTGGGTGTCTTTCATGTTTGAATTTTGATTGAGTAGTTGGTTTTTTTGTATGGTTGTTGTATGTGGATTTATAGGAAGAATGTGTAGGTTTTGGTGGTTGAAGCATATGCTTTCTTGTCTTGGAAGTGAACTTGGTTATTAACTTAGAAGCATAACTGTTTCTATTTTTGTATTTAATAGTTTTAGATGGTGTTTGATaaatttgaataaataaataGTGAAAGTTGAGAGATATGAATGATCAAGACAGGGTGAGATAATGTAGTTACCCAAGTCATAAGCTATATATTTACGTTTCTCTTTAACTTGACACACACACGCGCGAAAAGAACTTAACTTAATAAACTAAAGATTTATTTTTTCAAGTCatcatttattaaaatattttttaatcatCATTTATAAAAGACAACTTTATTTAAACAACACTTAACTTTGTCTTACACAAATGAACCACCTAAATAACacaacaaattccacaacacattcaaattacaaacggCTGATTTGGGGCTTCTTTATAACGGGCTTAAAACTAGCAATACCCGTGATCTCTCTACCAGTCACCAACGTGTTAATGTCATACGTTCCTTCATATGTGTAAATCGGCTCCAAATCTCCAAAAGCCTGtcacaaaccaaaaaaaaaaaaaagtcaaaacttTATACAATTTAACACCAAAATTTAATGAAAAAGTGAATACCTTTGCAACTAAAAAGTCGGATATTATTCCATTCCCACCAAGTAACTCACGACCCAATGCAACGGTTTCTCTAGCCCTCAAGGTGATCCATGACTGTATTGTTTGATAAGTAGGCATTAGATCAACATAGTActatttaataatataaaatagaaTTTAATGCATGAAATAGTAATGTAGAATATTGtaatagaaattaaaaaagaaataaacaaaagtaggttgctatttgttACATACCTTTCCCAAGCTGGCTTGACCCGGAGTCATTTTACCACTTTCATACAACTTACAAAGCCGCCAACCAATCAAAAACATGGCTTGGATATTAGCCAACATTTGAACTAACTTTTGTTGGTTGATTTGAAATGCTGCTAATGGAGCTCCAAATTGCTTTCTCTCTAATAAGTatctataaaattttaattaaacaaaaagaattaaaaaacatGACAGAACAGGTTTTACTGTGTCTGACGTTGTTGTACTGTGTGAATAGGACAAAAACCGTAACTTTTTGTCTCGTCCAAAAGGGAGGTGATATTTCCATTTATGCTTTTGATTCATCCACTTGAAAAAAAGGTGTTTTGACTTTTATACCCCTCCTTTTAAGTGAGGAGAGAATAATGTTGAGGGGTATAAAAgtcaaaaacaaattttttttaagtGGATGGATCAAAAAACATAAGTGGAAATATCACTTCCCCATCCATAAAGTCTTGTGAAAATTACGTAAATGCCCTCATCATCCTCATTACCTATGGCACATATCGTAGACACCCATTGTGATGCCGATAGGTTGCCAGGCAACCATGACACGGGAAACCGCAAGCACCTACATTCGGGTAAGGGTAAATACGTAAATTTAAGTGTATTTGTTTtctacaatttaaaaaaaaaaaaaaaaaaaaaaggaaactaCTTTGCTTGTATCTTGGAAAGAGTTGACCCCAGGTAACCTATCTTCATCAGGGACAAAAACTTTTTGTAAAAGAATATCTCCATTTTGAACCATTCTGAGAccaattttattttctatttttgtcGCTTTTAGCCCTGGTGAATTCTTCTTTAAAATGAATCTGTAACaaaatatttgttttttaaaaaaaaaaatacctcaTGGTAAATTTAAACATGattgaaatattttttttttacccATTTATCTggtttgtatttttgtttttagcaaaaataaccaaaatatctGCAAAAGTGCTGTTTCCAATCCATCTTTTTTGGCCTTCAATCACCCATCCTCCTTCCACCTGATAATTTAATATCAtcagaaatataaaaaaaattaaaataaaaaatgggATCATGGTGTTGAGTGTTGACCTTTGTTGCTGTTGTTCTAAGGCCACTTGCATCACTTCCATAATCAGGTTCAGTCAAAccctaataataaaaaaaaaattagattaaaaaaaatagaagaaaatAAATTGAaactattttatattttattagatAAAAGCTCAATCACTCACCCAACAAGCTATAGTGTCTAGTTTTGCAAGTGAAGGTAAATATTTCTGTTTTTGTGTTTCTGATCCACATAGAGCTGTTCTTGAAAGAATAACAAGTTAgaagatttaaaaataaataaataaataaatataagtaGATTGTTATATCTTGCAATTAACCGATTTTAGAATTAAAATCAAGATCTTACATATAGTGAGCATTGCCAATGAAGAATGCACTAAAATAAAAGTAGAGCAACTTGCATCAACTCTGGCTATTTCAGCTGTAGCTAATGCATTTGCAGTGACAGAAAAACCTGGACAACCATACCCCTGAAAAGTGAAAAATTCAACTCTTTTAACAAACAATTGCAATATTTATGATCTAAAAAACAGAATTTAACACAGATATTATTTACTCAAAATACCTTGATAGTTCCACCAGCTATATTCAAAGCTCCTAGTTTCGGAACAACTTCAAATGGAAACTCTGCCTTTTCCCAATAC
This window encodes:
- the LOC111908622 gene encoding protein SCO1 homolog 1, mitochondrial, with protein sequence MAAVLSKTAHLRRAYRLFSSHTTSRLTLQLSNEIPKSPFRRPLHQSDVGSFTKLPRFLSTNANTQADLELKGTTSDSHSDQGKQSGDSHQSSEQGKSVRGGPISWLSFLLLVATGAGVIFYYDQEKKRHIEDINTSSTAVKQGPSAGKAAIGGPFNLINHDGKSVTENDFKGKWTLIYFGFTHCPDICPDELQKLAAAIDKIKAKSGFEIVPVFISVDPERDTVEQVSEYVKEFHPKLIGLTGDPDEIKKAARAYRVYYMKTEEEGSDYLVDHSIIMYLMDPNMEFIKFFGKNNDVDALTEGIINEIKQYKKAKA
- the LOC111908624 gene encoding bifunctional monothiol glutaredoxin-S16, chloroplastic, translating into MAAMNLSSSAHTTTTSSSLRLLTASRTYTSPKSLLCFHSTHIKNLSFFSFPSSVSLKSTHTIKTRRPLLSLVVSALGKLSDMESVPVPPESDAVSAVFPPASGVYAVYDKNGDMQFVGLSRNIQSSILYHQKSVPELCASIKVGVVDNPDRSALTQAWKSWMEEHIEVAGKVPPGNETGNTTWVRQAPKKKADLRITPGRHVQLTVPLEELIDRMVKENKVVAFIKGSRTAPQCGFSQRVVGILDSEGVDYESVDVLDDEHNGGLRETLKRYSNWPTFPQVFVNGELVGGCDILSSMHENGELSGLFKK
- the LOC111908623 gene encoding metacaspase-9, which gives rise to MKDTQTKKLALLVGCNYANTPNELHGCINDVLAMRQVLISRFGFDPNRINLLTDAPDSLVMPTGANIKDALDHMVDQAEPGDVLYFHYSGHGTRVPSIKPPHTFHRLDEAIVPCDFNLITDLDFRNIVNRVPKGATFTILSDSCHSGGLIDKEKEQIGPSSLQNSSFTPTSIPTITKSKTIPFESILLHLSSLTHINTPDLATHFLELFGDTASLRFRFPSHEIDSIPSLHEDNGILLSGCQANETSADMNPNGGKGKAYGAFSNAIEIVLKENQGDLSNKEVVLRARNVLKIQGFVQHPCLYCGDDHANSVFLK
- the LOC111908625 gene encoding acyl-coenzyme A oxidase 4, peroxisomal, whose translation is MTMQSSKPRDDQNNDSESSYSNFPPMDVSIAFPQATPASIFPPCTSDYYHFADLLTPEEQALRLRVRACVEKEIAPIMTKYWEKAEFPFEVVPKLGALNIAGGTIKGYGCPGFSVTANALATAEIARVDASCSTFILVHSSLAMLTISLCGSETQKQKYLPSLAKLDTIACWGLTEPDYGSDASGLRTTATKVEGGWVIEGQKRWIGNSTFADILVIFAKNKNTNQINGFILKKNSPGLKATKIENKIGLRMVQNGDILLQKVFVPDEDRLPGVNSFQDTSKVLAVSRVMVAWQPIGITMGVYDMCHRYLLERKQFGAPLAAFQINQQKLVQMLANIQAMFLIGWRLCKLYESGKMTPGQASLGKSWITLRARETVALGRELLGGNGIISDFLVAKAFGDLEPIYTYEGTYDINTLVTGREITGIASFKPVIKKPQISRL